The Clostridium beijerinckii genomic sequence GCAAATATAAAAGAGTATCACGAAAAACAAAAATCAAATGGATTTTTAATGACAAAAGATAAAGGAGTATACCTAGGGCAGAGAGTATTGCCTTTAGAAAGAGTTGGAGTTTATGTTCCAGGTGGAACTGCTGCTTATCCATCATCAGTGCTTATGAATGTAATACCTGCAAAAGTAGCAGGAGTAGATGAAATTGTTATGGTAACTCCACCAGATAAAAATGGAGGAATTAATCCATATATTGGAGTGGCTGCAAGAATAGCAGGAATTAATAAAATATATAAAGTTGGAGGAGCACAAGCTGTTGCAGCTTTGGCTTATGGAACAGAGAGCATTAAAAAGGTTGATAAAATTGTTGGACCAGGAAATATATTTGTTGCTACTGCAAAGAAATTAGTATTTGGAGAAGTTGATATAGATATGATTGCAGGGCCCAGTGAAATATTAGTTATTGCTGATGAGAAATCTAATCCGTGTTTTGTAGCAGCAGATTTAATGTCACAGGCAGAGCATGATAAATTAGCATCATCAATATTAATCACAACATCAAAAGAATTACACAAGAGAGTTGAGATGGAGTTGGAACGACAAGTAAAGACTCTTGAAAGAGAAGAAATAATAAGAACTTCCCTTGAAAATTTTGGAAGTGCAATAATTTGTAGAACAATAGAAGAATGTATTAACATTTCTAATTCTATAGCTCCAGAGCATTTAGAGCTAATGGTAGATGATCCAATGAAATATTTAGGTATGGTTAGAAATGCAGGGTCTGTATTTTTAGGAAGATACTGTCCAGAGCCTATAGGAGATTATTTTGGGGGAACAAATCATGTATTACCTACAAGTGGTACAGCAAGGTTCTTTTCACCGTTATCAGTTGATAGTTTTATAAAAAAATCTTCTTTCATTTATTATTCAGAAGAAGCACTTATGGAAAATGGAGAAAAAATTATAACATTAGCAAGCAAGGAAGGACTTACAGCTCATGCTAATTCTGTGAAAGTGAGATTAGAGAATGGGAACGTATAATGAGTATATAAATTCGTATGATGAGTATACAATAAATCTAGATAGCAATGAAATTTATCTAGAGATGGACCCAAAGATACTAATGAAAATGAAATCTTGCTTAACTAATGTACTTTTCCATAGGTATCCTACAAATGAGATGACTACCATTAAAGAATTATATGCAAATTATGCAAATATAGAGAGCAAAAATATAATTGTAGGAAATGGGTCTGATGAAATGCTTGAACTTGTTGTAAGTAAGGCTATTAAAAATGGAAAGAAGGCATTAACTCTAGGACCAGATTTTACAATGTATGATTTTTTTGTTTCAAGATTTGGTGGAGAATTAAAGAAATATGATATAGGGCAAACTATGAATTTTAATGTTCAGGAATTTATAAATATAGGAAAACAAGAAGCCGTAGATTTAATTATCTTTTCAAATCCCAATAATCCTACTGGAATTGGAATAGAGTTAGAAGATATAGTTAATATTTTAGAAGTTTTTAAAAATACTGTTGTTCTTGTAGATGAGGCTTATTATGAATTCTACGGAAAATCAATGATTCCATATATAAATAAATATAAAAACTTGGTTGTTACAAGAACCTTGTCAAAGGCTTGGGGGCTTGCATCGTTGAGAGTAGGATTTTTGATAACTCATGAGAGTAATATTTCTGAATTATTAAATTATAAAATTCCATATACAATAAGTTCGTTTTCGCAAAATCTGGCCTCAATGGCTTTGAGATACCCAGAAAATGTTGTTAAAAATGCAAAACAAATAGTTAAACAAAGAGAAGAATTATATGAGAATTTAAAAGAGGTTGAAAAAAATGCCGCAATGAAAATACAATTCTATCCGTCAAAGGGAAACTACATCTTTGGACGAACACCTCATAAGGAAGCTCTTATTAAGGGACTTGAGAGTATTGGGATAATAATTAGAAATTTTAATGATGACAGTTTCAGAATTACAGTTGGTTCACCAATGCAAAATAGGAAAGTAGTTGAAGGAATAAAAAAGATTTTTATATATGTATAAATACTTGGCATGTTTAGGAAAATAATAAGTTGGTATATTGATTTATTTAAAGGGATAATATTTGATTCAATAAAAAATAATTATATCATTTGCATATTATTTTCTTAGATATGCTTGACTATAGAAAGATTATGTTTTATATAGATATTATTAATTTATAGAATTCTTTTGGAAAACTATATTTAAAATACAATTATTCGTTTTAAGGAGAATTAGTATGTCAGATAGAAGCTCAAGAAGAGAAAGAATAACTAAAGAAACTAGTGTTAGAGTAGAAATTGACTTAGATGGAAACGGGAATAGTGAAATAAATACAGGGATTGGATTTCTAGACCACATGTTAACTTTGTTTTCATTTAATAGTAAGGTTAACTTGGATGTGTTTGCTAAAGGAGATTCTTATGTATGTGATCATCATACAATAGAAGATATCGGAATAACATTAGGAGAAGCATTTAAAGAATCACTAGGAGATAAGCATGGCATAAACAGATATGGAACTTTTTATGTACCAATGGATGAAACGCTTGCTTTAGCGTCAATTGATGTGAGCAATAGACCCTTTTTGGTTTTTGATTGTGATTTTAAGAGAGAAAAAGTTGGTGAAATGTCAACTGAAATGGTGGTTGAGTTTTTCAGAGCCTTTGCATTTAATGCTGGAATAACACTTCATTTAAAAGTTTTATATGGTGAAAATGATCATCATAAAATAGAAGCTTTATTTAAAGCTTTTGGAAGAGCAATTAAAGAAGCTATATCTAGAAGTAGTGATAATGATATACCATCTACTAAAGGAAGCTTATAAAAAATTATAAAAGAGAAAAATGAATAATGATGATTATTAGTAAAATATCTGTAAAGCTTGGGGAATAGAGATGCTAACTTATCATTTGTTATTCATTTTGATCTTTATTATAGGAGGGGGTTATATAATGATAGTTATAATAGACTATGGAATGGGAAACTTAAAAAGCGTTAAGAATGCCCTGGATTATCTTGAGATTGAGAATAAGATCTCATGTAGTAAAGATGAAATCAGAGCTGCTGATGCATTAATATTACCAGGCGTTGGAGCATTCCCAGATGCTATGGAAACTATTGAAAAGTTATCTTTAGACAAAATAATATCAGAAGAAGTAAAAAGGAATAAACCGCTTCTTGGAATATGTCTCGGTATGCAATTATTATTTGAAAATGGATTTGAAGGAATTGAAAGAAAAGGGCTCGGCTTATTAAAGGGTAGTATTATTAAAATGAAAGATGATAAAGTTAATAATATAAAGATCCCACATATTGGTTGGAATGATTTGGTGTTTAGTAGAAGCGATGAACTTTTCAGAGGTATAGATGAAGGGGGATTTGTTTATTATGTGCATTCTTATTTTGCACAAGGTTATAATGATGAAGATTTGGTAGCATACAGCGAATATGGGGAAAATAAGATACCAGGTGTAGTTAGGTGCAAAAATGTAATAGGAGCTCAATTTCATCCGGAAAAAAGTGGATCTGTAGGTTTGGCCATTTTAAAAAATTTTGGGGAGTTGATTAAATGATAATTTTACCAGCAATTGATATAATTGATGGCAAGCCAGTAAGATTGTATCAGGGAGATTATAATAAAAAAGAAATTGTTGCAGATGATGTATTTGAAACAGCAAAATCTTTTCAAGATATGGGAGCAGAATATATACATTTAGTAGATTTAGATGGGGCTAAAAGTGGAAGTAATCAAAATCATGAGTTAGTAATTAAAATTGCTAATGAGCTTAATATTCCTGTGGAACTAGGTGGAGGAATAAGATCTTTTGAAACTATTAAATATCTTTTAGATAATGGAGTAGCAAGAGTAATTCTTGGAACTATAGCAATGGAAGATGAAGAGTTACTAAAAAAGGCAATAGCAATATATGATAGCAAAATAGCAGTTGGAATAGACTGTAAAGATGGCAAAGTATATGGAAGGGGATGGCTTGCGGCCAGTGACCTTGACTATATAGAATTTGCTAAAAAGATGGAGAATATTGGTGTTAAGAATATAATAGTAACCGATATTAGTAAAGATGGAACATTAGAAGGACCTAATGTAGAAATGCTTAAAAAACTTAAGAGAACAGTAAGTATTGATATTACAGCTTCTGGTGGAATTAAGGATATTGAAAATATTAAAGAATTAAAAAACATAGACTTATATGGGGCAATAACAGGTAAAGCTATATATGCTAAAACATTGTCTTTAGAAAAAGCAATAGAAATTTCTAAAGAGGGGAGATAACTGGATGCATACTAAGAGAATTATTCCATGCCTTGATGTAAAAGAAGGAAGGGTTGTTAAAGGAATTAATTTTGAGGGATTGGTCGATGTAGGTGATCCTGTTGCACTTGCAGAATATTATAATAAGCAAGGAGCGGATGAATTAGTATTTTTAGATATAACAGCAACTCATGAAAAACGTGGGATAATGGAAAAAGTTGTTCAAAGTGTAGCTGAAAAAATTTTCATCCCATTTACAGTGGGTGGAGGACTTCAGACTTTAGATGATATAAAGTCAATACTTAGAGCAGGAGCAGATAAGGTGAGTTTAAACTCAGCAGCTGTTAGAAATAAAATGCTTATAAAAGAAGGAGCTTTCTATTTTGGAAGTCAGTGTATAGTATTGGCAGCTGATGCAAAGAAAAGATCTGATAATACAGGATGGAATGTTGTAATAAACGGAGGAAGAATTGATACAGGATTGGATCTGCTAAAGTGGATTGAAGAAGCAACAGCGCTTGGAGCAGGAGAAATTCTTTTAACATCTATGGATGCAGATGGAACTAAAAAAGGCTTTGATTTGGAATTAACAAAAGCTGTAAGTGATATAACTAATGTTCCGGTAATAGCTTCAGGTGGATGCGGTTGTTTAGAAGATTTTTATGATGTATTTAAAAGTAATATAGCGGATGCAGCACTTGCCGCTTCTCTTTTTCACTATGGGGAGTTAACTGTTGATGAGGTTAAAAGATATTTACATGATAAAAATGTTTCAGTACGTATATAAGTTTAAGATTATATAAAAAGCAAATAGCTAGTATATATCTGAAGGGAGAAAAATTGTATGGAGATTTGCAAGAGAGTGGAACAAGTTGATTTTGAAAAGATGAATGGATTGATTCCAACTATAGTTCAAGATTATAAAACTAAAGAGGTTTTAATGTTAGCCTATATGTCAAAAGAAAGTTTAAATAAGACATTAGAGGATAATACAACTTGGTTTTACAGTAGAAGTAGGGATGAACTTTGGAATAAAGGAGCAACTTCGGGACATTTTCAGTATGTGAAAGAAATAAAAATAGATTGTGATAATGATACCATTTTGATATTAGCTGAGCAAGTTGGAGCGGCATGCCATACAGGAAATAGAACTTGTTTTTATAGGGATTTGTAATTTATATATGAGAAGCATTGGAGGATTAAAAATGGATGAAAATATAAAGGCTTTATATGAGACTATATTAAAAAGAAAAACAGAAGGTGAAGAGGGATCCTATACGAAGTATCTTTTTGAAAAGGGAACAAACAAGATACTAAAAAAAGTTGGAGAAGAATGCACGGAAGTTATAATTAGTTGTAAAGAAAATAATAAAGAAGAACAGATAAATGAGATTTGTGATCTTACTTATCACTTACTTGTTCTAATGGCTCAAATGAATATTTCAATTGAAGAAGTAGGAGCAGAATTGGAAAAGAGGAGAAATAAAATTAATAATTTTAAAGGTGAAAGAAAACCGATAACAAATGTTTAAATAAGTTCTATTTGTAATTAAGCGGTATTATAAGTATAAAAGTAGGATTGTTTGTCTGAACAATCCTTTTTTTGATGTTAAGATGCGGAAATCTGAATAACATAAGTTTTAGAATTACAAAATTTTAACGGTTGATTGTCAATTATAAGTTGAGTATTATAATATTAGATAAACACAAAGTAAATTTTTTATTAATTATAGGCAAGAATACTTATAATATTAAATATAAAAAAGAAAACCTGTATATATAGTACAGGTTTTCGCATGTCCACTCGAGAAAGGAAATAAATGAACATGTTATTGTGGGTTTATAAAATTTTATGGCGATAAACCATAAAGTGTATGGGCTATTTGTTACAATATTGATAATTTAATTATACAATAATCACAAAAAAAAACAATAATTTTTTATATTATGACAATTAAAATATAAGAGAAATAAGTAAAGTTTATATTGCTAAGTAATGGCTTTTTTATAT encodes the following:
- the hisD gene encoding histidinol dehydrogenase, translating into MLNLMEITESNKESLISELKGRVTETEQEIISSVNSILSRVKKDGDKALFELTKSFDKVELKTLEVSTFEIDECFNKVEKEFIEALEEAKANIKEYHEKQKSNGFLMTKDKGVYLGQRVLPLERVGVYVPGGTAAYPSSVLMNVIPAKVAGVDEIVMVTPPDKNGGINPYIGVAARIAGINKIYKVGGAQAVAALAYGTESIKKVDKIVGPGNIFVATAKKLVFGEVDIDMIAGPSEILVIADEKSNPCFVAADLMSQAEHDKLASSILITTSKELHKRVEMELERQVKTLEREEIIRTSLENFGSAIICRTIEECINISNSIAPEHLELMVDDPMKYLGMVRNAGSVFLGRYCPEPIGDYFGGTNHVLPTSGTARFFSPLSVDSFIKKSSFIYYSEEALMENGEKIITLASKEGLTAHANSVKVRLENGNV
- a CDS encoding pyridoxal phosphate-dependent aminotransferase, with amino-acid sequence MGTYNEYINSYDEYTINLDSNEIYLEMDPKILMKMKSCLTNVLFHRYPTNEMTTIKELYANYANIESKNIIVGNGSDEMLELVVSKAIKNGKKALTLGPDFTMYDFFVSRFGGELKKYDIGQTMNFNVQEFINIGKQEAVDLIIFSNPNNPTGIGIELEDIVNILEVFKNTVVLVDEAYYEFYGKSMIPYINKYKNLVVTRTLSKAWGLASLRVGFLITHESNISELLNYKIPYTISSFSQNLASMALRYPENVVKNAKQIVKQREELYENLKEVEKNAAMKIQFYPSKGNYIFGRTPHKEALIKGLESIGIIIRNFNDDSFRITVGSPMQNRKVVEGIKKIFIYV
- the hisB gene encoding imidazoleglycerol-phosphate dehydratase HisB, producing the protein MSDRSSRRERITKETSVRVEIDLDGNGNSEINTGIGFLDHMLTLFSFNSKVNLDVFAKGDSYVCDHHTIEDIGITLGEAFKESLGDKHGINRYGTFYVPMDETLALASIDVSNRPFLVFDCDFKREKVGEMSTEMVVEFFRAFAFNAGITLHLKVLYGENDHHKIEALFKAFGRAIKEAISRSSDNDIPSTKGSL
- the hisH gene encoding imidazole glycerol phosphate synthase subunit HisH, with protein sequence MIVIIDYGMGNLKSVKNALDYLEIENKISCSKDEIRAADALILPGVGAFPDAMETIEKLSLDKIISEEVKRNKPLLGICLGMQLLFENGFEGIERKGLGLLKGSIIKMKDDKVNNIKIPHIGWNDLVFSRSDELFRGIDEGGFVYYVHSYFAQGYNDEDLVAYSEYGENKIPGVVRCKNVIGAQFHPEKSGSVGLAILKNFGELIK
- the hisA gene encoding 1-(5-phosphoribosyl)-5-[(5-phosphoribosylamino)methylideneamino]imidazole-4-carboxamide isomerase, with translation MIILPAIDIIDGKPVRLYQGDYNKKEIVADDVFETAKSFQDMGAEYIHLVDLDGAKSGSNQNHELVIKIANELNIPVELGGGIRSFETIKYLLDNGVARVILGTIAMEDEELLKKAIAIYDSKIAVGIDCKDGKVYGRGWLAASDLDYIEFAKKMENIGVKNIIVTDISKDGTLEGPNVEMLKKLKRTVSIDITASGGIKDIENIKELKNIDLYGAITGKAIYAKTLSLEKAIEISKEGR
- the hisF gene encoding imidazole glycerol phosphate synthase subunit HisF; this translates as MHTKRIIPCLDVKEGRVVKGINFEGLVDVGDPVALAEYYNKQGADELVFLDITATHEKRGIMEKVVQSVAEKIFIPFTVGGGLQTLDDIKSILRAGADKVSLNSAAVRNKMLIKEGAFYFGSQCIVLAADAKKRSDNTGWNVVINGGRIDTGLDLLKWIEEATALGAGEILLTSMDADGTKKGFDLELTKAVSDITNVPVIASGGCGCLEDFYDVFKSNIADAALAASLFHYGELTVDEVKRYLHDKNVSVRI
- the hisI gene encoding phosphoribosyl-AMP cyclohydrolase yields the protein MEICKRVEQVDFEKMNGLIPTIVQDYKTKEVLMLAYMSKESLNKTLEDNTTWFYSRSRDELWNKGATSGHFQYVKEIKIDCDNDTILILAEQVGAACHTGNRTCFYRDL
- the hisE gene encoding phosphoribosyl-ATP diphosphatase; the encoded protein is MDENIKALYETILKRKTEGEEGSYTKYLFEKGTNKILKKVGEECTEVIISCKENNKEEQINEICDLTYHLLVLMAQMNISIEEVGAELEKRRNKINNFKGERKPITNV